TCTCGCCTTCCGGGCGAGCGTGACCTGGCCGAGCGACTGGGCGTAAGCCGGGTGACTATCCGGGAGGCAGAGATTGCGTTGCAGGCGATCGGCAAGCTTGAAATCAAGACTGGTTCGGGCGTCTATGTTCGTAAGGGCGAAGCCACGCTTGCCCAGCAACTGCCTTCGGTTAGCGCGTTTGAGGTGACCGAAGCGCGTCTGTTGGTCGAATCCGAGGCGGCAGCACTGGCCGCGCGAAATATTTCCGACGAAGAGATTGCCGAACTTGGCAACCTTGTTGACACGATGGGCAAGGCCGACTCAAAGACGGCGGACGAGGCGGATGAGAAGTTTCACCTCTTGATCGCGCGGGCGTCCAACAACGCTGCCTTGATGCATGTGATCGGATCGCTTTGGCGAATGCGTGAGGACCTGCCTGCGGTGAAGGCCACCTACGAATCCGTTTGTGTCCACGATGCGCAGGAACGTGCGGCGGAGCATCGCGAAGTCTACGATGCGCTGGCCAATCGCGACCCGGCTGCGGCACGCGGCGCTATGCGCAGCCATTTCCAGCGGCTGATCGAAAGCATGCTTGACACGACGGAGCGGCAGGCGCTGGCCGAATTGCAGCAAAAGGCCAACGAAAGTCGCGAACGCTATCTGGCATCGGCGACATTGCAGTAATCTGCGCCGAAGATAGGTTCGGCAATACCTTTAACGGCCGCTGACCGTGGAGCCTTCGGCTCCGCACGTTCATTTGTCCAATCCAGAAATTGGTCATACCAATAAAAAGATATAGTTTAGTCCATTTGGTTTGACAAAAACTAAGCATCGGTTATGAAACCCCAACGATAACACGAGGGGTGGAGTGACTGTTGGCGAGATTTCTTGCCCTGATGATCCTGATGCTGGCAGTTCCCGCTCATGCGGGCGCCGCCGATCGGCACGTCCGCAATTCCGCAGAGTTCGCGCGCGTTGTCGGCTCTTTACAGCCGGGCGATACGATCGTGTTGGCCGATGGCACCTGGCGCGATTTCGACATCGCCCTTGTGGGTGAGGGCAGGCTTGATCGCCCGATCACACTTCGCGGCGAAACGCCCGGCGGGGTCATCCTTAGCGGAAATTCAAGCCTGACCCTGACCGGGCAATGGTTGGTCGTCCGCGATCTTGTATTCCGCGACGGACATTCCACCAAAGGGGCGGTCATTTCATTTCGTGCGGGGAAGGGCCGGGTAGCGAACAATTCGCGGGTCACCAACGTCGTGATCGACGGCTTCAGCAAACCGGACCGTGTCGACAGCGACTATTGGGTCGCGCTTTACGGCAAGGGCAACCGATTCGATCATAACCACCTGACCGGTAAGACCAACCAGGGCGTCACGCTGGCCGTCGTACTGGATGGCGACGAAAGCCGCGAGAACGGCCACCGCATCGATCACAACTATTTCGGCCCGCGCCAACCCCTTGGCTCGAACGGTGGGGAAACGATCCGCATCGGCACCAGCGGTAATTCGATGCATAGATCCGAAACGCTGGTAGAGGCGAACATCTTCGACCGCTGTGACGGAGAGGTGGAGATCATCTCGTCCAAGTCTGGCGGCAATATCTATCGCGGCAACCTGTTCCTGCGTTCCAGCGGAGCGCTGACGCTTCGTCACGGTGACGACAATCTGGTGGAGGGCAACGTATTCCTCGGCCATGGCAAGCCGCATACCGGAGGAATCCGCGTGATCAATCGCGGCCAGACGGTGCGCAACAATTACATGGAAGGCTTGCGCGGAACCGGCTTTGCCAGCGCATTGACGGTGATGAACGGCGTGCCGAATTCGCCGCTCAATCGCTATGTCGCGGTCGACCGCGCAACGATCGAAAACAACACGATCGTCGATAGCGCCCGGATCACGCTGGGCGCGGGTGCGGATGAAGAGCGATCGGCGCCGCCTACCAATTCGACGTTTCGTCGCAACCTGATCGGTGGGGTCGGCGCCATTCCGGGTCTGGCGGTGGAATCGGATATTGGCGGCATTCGCTTTGCCGACAACGTCGTGCCCCAGACCGCGCCGGAGCCCTGGCCTGGTGGGACCATGCGCCAGCCCGTCGACATGGTGCGCGGGCCCAATGGCTTGCTCTATCCTACCGACGCCACGCTTGCCGAACTGGGCGCAAGGCGCGACCTTGCCGTTGTCGCGCCGGATGCGGTCGGTGTGCGATGGTATGCGCGACCTGATGAGCGCAACCGTTTCGGCGACACCGGGCGGATTATCACTGTCAACGCGGCAAGTGGCGATCTGTTGGCGGCTTTGGCAGATGCGCGATCTGGCGATACGCTGGTGCTTTCACCCGGTGCGCATGTTTTTTCCCGGCCGATCAGACTAGACAAGGTGCTCACCATTCGCGGCGCGTCGTTTGCCGATGCGGGCAATACCACGGTCCGCCTTGTGACTTCGGAAATGGTGGATTTGGTCGAAGGAGGGGCCCTTCGTTTGCAGGACCTCACCATCGATGGCAGCCGGATTGTCGCCAACGACCAATGCGCAATTATCCGCACAGGCGATGGTTCGATGCAGAGGAATACCGCAATCGAACTTTCACACATAGCCGTGCGCAACTTCACCGGGTGCGTTCACACACAATTCGTCTCGCTGGCACCGAACACGATGGCGGATCGCGTGATCGTGGAGCATAGCGAATTCGTCGAATTCCCCGGCCCGATCCTGAACGCGGTTGAGGAGCGGGACGATGAGGGCCGTTATAACGTCGAACATGCCGTTGTTACCGGAAACCGGTTTCGCAGTGTCGAAGGGCCGGTCGTCGCCCTCTACCGCGGGGGCAAGGACGAGAGCACTTTTGGCCCCTCGCTGATTTTCGTCGGCAACGATCTACAACGTGTAGGCGCGCCTAATAGCGATGAGCAGCGTCACGCGATTGCCCTGCACGGCGTGCAGAGCGCGCGGATCAGCGGCAATGCTATCGACCGATCGGGCGCGATCGCGGTTGTTCAGACGGTCGGCACGCCGCGACTTGTCATCACTGGCAACACCTTTCGCGCCGCTCCGGCACCAGAGATCACCGAAATGACTTACGCCGGGCCCAGCCGGGCCGAAGTCGGCGACAACATTTACGAGCAATAGAGTGACGCGCGATGCGGGGCCGGTCCGGCAACCCGTAATCGCCCCCGTGCGAGAGGAAATGGCATGAGTTACGAGCCCGCGCAGGACCGCATCGCAGGAAGGAACACCTGACCGATGCGCAACTTCCGTTTCCTGATCGTTGCGCTTGTCGCGCTCGCCACCGTCATCAACTATATCGACCGTGGCGCGCTGGGTTTTCTATGGCCCGAGATTTCGAAGGATCTTGAGCTTACCGAATTCGATTACGCGATCATCCTGAACGTGTTCACGCTGGCCTATGCCTTTGGCCAGACGATCTTCGGCAAGATATTCGACTGGATCGGAACGCGCATGGGCTTCGTGCTGGCAATCCTCGTCTGGTCGTTGGCGACAATGTTGCATGCTGCAGCGCGCAGTCTTGCCGCTTTTGCCATTTTTCGCGCCGTTCTGGGCGTGGCAGAGGCCGGAAACTGGCCCGGCGCGACCAAGGCCAACGCCGAATGGTTCCCAATTTCAGAGCGGGCATTGGCGCAAGGCATCTTCAATTCCGGAGCGGCGATCGGCGGCATCGTTTCCGCTCCAGCCATTGCCTATCTTTTCCTTTTTCTGGGATCGTGGCAGGCGACTTTCATCACTGTCGGCGCGTTGGGCATCCTGTGGCTGATCCCTTGGCTGATCGTTTACAAGAGCGGTCCGGATGCCCACCCGTGGATCGGCGAGGAAGAACGCGCCTATATCCTGACTGGCCAGCGCGCCGACCCCTCTGCGGCCGAAGAGATCGAATATGCGCCGGGGACCGTGGAAATTCTTTCGCGCAAGGAAAGCTGGGGCGTGATCATGGCCTCGTTCTTCCTCGATCCGATCTGGTGGCTGTTTGTCGGTTGGCTGCCGATCTATCTTTCCAAGACGTTCGGTTTCGGGGTCGCAGAAATCGGGATGTATGCCTGGGTGCCCTATGTCGGGGCGATGTTCGGTGCATGGTTCGGCGGGCTGTTCGCCCGCAACCGTATCGGCGCGGGGTGGAGCGTTGACCGCACGCGCAAGGTGGTTATCGGCATCGGCGGCGTGATCATGCTCGTGGGTCTGCTGGCCACGATCACCCCGCCCAGCCCGATGGTCGCGGTGCTGTACATGGCGGTAATCCTGTTCGGGTTCCAGACTGCGGTCGGCAATATCCAGACGCTGCCCAGCGACTTGTTCAGCGGCAAATCGGTCGCATCTCTGGCGGGTTTTGCGGGCACGGCGGCAAAGCTGGCCGTGGTTGGCCTGAACTTCTTGATTCCGGTCATCACGGTGCAAAGCTATGCCCCGGCGTTCATCGTCGGCGCGGCGCTGGCCATCCTGACCGTGCTGTCGGTGCTGGTCTTGTGCCCGCGCATCGCGCCGCTTTCGCCGCGCAAGGCATAGCGCGATGATCAGTGGAAAGCCGGTCGTCTGTTTCGGCGAGCTTCTGCTGCGCCTGTCGTCAGAGCCGGGGCGACCGCTGGCGCGAGGCAATGGGCTGGAGCTTGCCGTCGGCGGGGCAGAGGCGAACGTCGCGATCGCGCTATCCAGCCTTGGCTGGCCGAGCAGGATGGTCAGTCTTTTGCCCGACAATCCATTGGGGCGAAGGGCGCTGGCCGCGCTGGGCGAGGCGGGCGTGGACTTTGCCCATGTCGGCAACGCCGCAGGGCGCATGGGGCTCTATTTCTTCGAACCGCCTTCGGGTCCGATTGGCGGCACGATCACCTATGACCGGGAAGGCAGCGTGTTTGCGCGCGCCACCCCGGAGCAGTTCGACTTCATTGCGGCGTTGGATGGTGCGGGTTTGCTGCACGTATCGGGCATAACCCCGGCGCTGGGGCAGAACGGTGCAGAGCTTGCGCTCGCCGCGGTTCGTGCTGCGCAGGCGGCGGGCGTGCCGGTTTCTTTTGACGGGAACTATCGCGCCAACCTGTGGGATGCGTGGGACAGCGATCCGCGCGCCATCCTGCAGGACCTGATCGGGCAGGCCACGATCCTCTTTGGCAATCATCGCGACGTATCGTTGTTGTTGGGCAAGGCATTTTCCGGCGATGGGCCGGACCGGCGCAGAGAGGCGGCCGTCGCTGCATTCGATGCGTTTCCCAACCTTCAGATCATCGCATCCACTGCCCGCACGGTGGAAAGCGCGACGAGCCACCGCATCGCCAGTCGCGTCGATTTGCGCGATAGCCATTGGCAAACCGATGAAGTCCGCCTGTCGCCTATCGTCGACCGGATCGGCACCGGCGATGCCTTTGCAGCCGGGGTTCTGTTGGGCTGGCTGGACGGTGGAACGGCGCAGGCGATGGCGAAAAGCGGGCTGGCGCTGGCCGCGATGAAGCACGGCATCCACGGTGATACCATCGCGATAACCCGCGCCGATCTTGAAAAGTTTGAGCCCGCCGGCACCGACGTGCGGCGCTGACGGGCTCAGCTGGAATGGGTGCCGGGCGGGGGCCCTATTGCGCACCCACCGCCAGCTTGAACGGTGCGGCGGGCAAGCCGTTCTTCGCATATAGATTTACGATCGGCGTATCTTCCCAGGCATAGCGGACCTCTACCTTGTCGGCCACCGCGCCCGAAACGATGACGGTGTTGTCTTCAATACGCGCCCGCGCGAATTGGCAATTGCCCGCCGCCGTGCACAGCTGGAACGCGGTGGGGTCAAGCGCGCTGACGACTTCGAACCGGACATTGTCCGGGTAACGCACGATCAAATCGCCGCCGTTGCGCGTGATCGCCGTAGGATAGGGCGCAACCGGCTGCGCGGCATCTCCATAGGCGACCCGGATCGCCTCGGTTGCCAGCCTCTCGCCCACCAGCGTCTTATGACGCGGGTGGATGTCCTCTTCTTCACCGCTGTCGATCAAGACCGCGAGTCCGGCGTTATCGGTCTGCGCGACAGCCGCACGCTGCCCCTCGCGCAACTCGGCCCAGCCGCTGTCCTCCGGCTTTGTGTCGTAGCCGCCGAAACCTGGCAGCTGCGCGATGACAAACGGCAGTGCGGGCTGGCCGAAAGCCAGACGCCAGCCGCGCATCATGCCTTTCAACAAATCGCGATAGACCGGACCCATGCCGGTGCCCGTATTCGATTCGCCCTGATACCAGGCCACGCCCTTCATTGGCATCGGGGCAAGCGGCGCGATCATGCCGTTGTAAAGCGTGGTAAACCCGCGCGGCGCTTTCCACGGCACGGGCGGCGCGGCGGCCAGCCCCTTGATCTCTGCGCCGATGCGGTAATGCCACGCCCCGGCCAGCGAAACCCTGTCGCCGCCTTTGGGGCGGAACAGAAAGCGATCCGGCCGCGCGCGGAATCCGCCAGAGCCACGTTCGTCGACCACGCGGATCGCGATGCGGTTGCGGCCTTCGCGCAGGGCCGATTGCGGTACGGTGTAAAGCCGTTTTTGGTTGGGATCGACTTCTGCGCCGACCAGTTTGCCATTGACCCACACGGTGTCGCGTTCATCGATGCGTTCGAGATCCAGCACCAATGACCCGCTCGTCTGTGCCTTGGTCAACATGACGTCGCGCGCGAACCAGACGATGCCGTTGAAATTGGACAGCGGCTCGATACCGGCCTGTTCCCACATCTGCGGCAGGTCGATGGTGGGCCAGCCGGCAATATCCGTGTCGGCCTTTGCATAGGCGGCGGTCGTCGCGTTTTCGGGGCTAACCTTTGCGATCCATGCCTCGGTCGCGGCGGCAGACCGGGCCGATCCCTCTTGCGGATTGGCTGCATAGGCATTGAGCAACGCGATCGCCTCTGCATTGCCCGGAATGCCGCCCAGCGTCGTCGCGTCGATCCAGTCCTCAACCGTCGTGCCGCCCCATGCGGAATGGATCAGGCCGAGCGGTCGGCCTGTGCGGTCTACAATCTCTTCACCCATATGCCAGCAAGCGGAGGAGAATTCGGCAATGCTTTCGGCGGATGCGGGCGACCACGCGATGTCGTAGGTCATCGCCGAAGTCGCAGCAGGCAGGCTGGCGCGACGGACTTTGGCAACGCGAATCGGATAGCGGCTGCTGCGCGCCTCTACCTGCGGGGCGTTGGCGGCATCCTTGACCATCATGTCCATGTTCGACTGACCGGAACAGAGCCAGATGTCGCCCGCCATCAGGTTGGACAGGGTGCGGGCCGATCCGGACTGCGGGGTGATCGTGATGGCGAACGTTTCGCCCGCCTTACGCGCGGGCAGTTCCGCCATCCAGCGGCCATCGCGGTTCGCTGTCGCCTTGGCAGCGCCCCCCGCGCCATCGAATGCGACGGTCAATTCCTGCCCCGGTGCCGCTTCGCCCCAGACGCGAATCGGCTGGTCTGCCTGAACCATCATACCGTCGGTAAGAGCGGGCGAGACCAGCTCGCCCGTCAAGCCGGGTTGTGCCGCCAAGCAGATTGCGAGGGCAGACAGCGAACCGGAGATTCTAGCGAACATCAAACATCCTTCTCATATTGGATAGGCCATTTTTATAGTCCAATGATGCAGGCAGTCGCGCAGCATAGCAAGGGTCCAGTTTTGAACTGGTCGTTATCTTGCCTCGTCGCGCCATTGCAGCGCCTTGGAATTGCCGCATCAAGCCAATGCCGGCAATTGAAGGTTACGCCATTTCATAATTGGTAGGATCAATAAAGTTGAGATCGGTCGTTGACTTGAGTCAATATTGGTATAGTTAAATCTCAAACCAAAGTTCCGGGAGAGATCAATGCTGTTGCAATCGGCTCGCACGCGCCGCTCGAAGGCGAAGTTGCTGCTGTCCATGACCACCGTGCTGTCAGGCCTGTGTGTCGCCGCTCCGGCGTTCGCGCAGGATACGGCCGATGCGTCTGACGGCGCGGCGACCGACGACAATACGATCGTGGTCGAGGGTTTTCGTGAAGTGGTGCGCAGCTCGATCGATACGAAGCGACGCGAAGATGCGATCGTCGACGCGGTTTCTTCCGAAGATATCGGCAACCTGCCCGCTCTTTCGCTTAGCGAAGTGCTGGAAACGATCACGGGCGCAGGCGGTCACCGCGGCAAGGGTGGCGGTAGCGAGATCGCCATTCGCGGCCTTGGGCCGTTTTTGGGCCTGACGACCTTCAACGGCCGTCAGGCAACCAATGGCAGCGGCGACCGCTCTGTGAATTTCAGCCAGTTCCCGTCCGAACTGGTCAATAACGTCAAGGTCTACAAGACACAGCAGGCCGATCTGGTTGAGGGCGGCGTCGCTGGCCTTATCGAAATCGGTTCGGTCCGCCCGCTCGACTATGGGCGCGAACGGGTCAATCTGATGCTGAAGGGTGGCTACAATCCGCTGGCCGACCGGATGGAGAACGGCAACGCGCTAAGCTGGCGCGGCACGCTGTCCTATATCGACCAGTACGACATGGGCGAGATGGGCGAACTGGGCCTGTCGATCGGCATTCAGAGGAACGAAACGACCAATCCGCAGGACCGCATGTTTGCGTCTTCGACGTGGAGTGCCTGCGACGCGACGGTCGTGCCGGCGGAAGAATCCGGACGGGGGCGGTTCAGTCGCTATACCGACAATGTCATCGATCTCGGCGGGGAAAATGCCGACAATCCCTTTTACCTCGTCGGCAACTCGCTGGGATTGCGCCAGCAGGGTGAGGACGATCGCCGCGACGCGCTGTTTGCGTCGATCCAGTGGCAGCCCGATCCGCGCTGGGACATAAACCTCGATACACAGATCTCGAAGCGTGATTATACCGAGGATCGCCACGATCTGGTCTTCGCCGACAATCGTCGTATCGGGCCGGACCCGGTCTATGATGAAAACGGCGTGCTGCAGTCTTATACCGGCACATCACAACTGTCGTCCGATGGGCAGTATTTCCAGAGGCAGGAAGATTATTACGGCGCGGGCCTGAATGTCGCTTTTGCGGCGGACGACAATGTCGTGCTGGCCGTGGACATGGCATATTCAAAAACGCGGCGTGACGATCTCAACCGGCGTTCGCGGCTTCGGTCCGACGGGCTGGATATTTATGGCAACCCTACCGCGCGGGCGGAACTTTTTCCGGGAACCGGCGGCGAAGTTCCTTATACCTACGATTATACGAACTCGGAGATTCCGATCCTGACGGTCGACCCGATCTTCGACCTCAACGATCACTCGCTCTACAGCGACGATGCCCTTTTGCTACGCGATCGCGACCTGACAGAGCAGGAAATCCGCGCCCTGCGTTTCGATGGCGACGTATCGCTGGACAACGGTTTCATCCGCTCCATCGAGGGTGGCGTGCGCTTTGGCCGGATGGACTATTCCGAGAAATTCCGTCGCAACCAGTTCGACAACGCTGATCGTGAGATCGACCGCGCGGTTAACGAAGCCTGCCGCATCGATTTCCCGCAGAGCAATTTCCTGGGCAACGCCGATGGCCACTCGATCCAGAGCTGGGCAACGTTCGACACGCTGTGCCTCTATCGCGAATATACCGGTTCGGAAGACTTCGGCCCGCCTGACGTGGCGTTCGATCCGGCCGATGTGACCGTGCGCGAGGAGACTATCGCGGTCTATGCGATGGCCAATATCGACACGATGCTGGGCAATATGCCGGTGCGCGGCAATATCGGCACCCGCTACGTGATCACGGATGTCAGGTCGGACAGCGTTCGCGCCGAGCTGACCATCATCACCAACGAAGACAATACTGTTCAGATCGAGCCGACGGGCAATTTCGAGCAGGTGCGATTCAAGAACAGCACCACCGACTGGCTGCCCAGCATGAACCTGATTTTCGAGCTTCGGCCCGATCTTCTGCTGCGCACCGCCGCCTATCGCGCGATGGCGCGCCCCGATCCCAGTGCGCTGGGCGCAGGGCGGACTTTCTCCCTCGCCGAAAACGAGGGTACGGGCTATGCCAATGTCGAAGAAGCGATCGACGATGTTCGCGCATCGGGCAGCCCGGCACGCGAACCGCTGCGGGCGTGGAACTTCGATGCTTCGCTGGAATGGTATCCGAACCGCGACACGCTGCTTTCGGTGGCCGCCTATCACAAGATTTTTCAGGGCGGCATCATCCCGGTGCTGCGTGACGAAACCTTCGTGGTCGATGGCACCCCGATCACCGTACCGGTGGCGCAGCAACAGACGACCGACGATACCAGCAAGCTGACGGGTATCGAGTTCAATGCTGCGCATACGCTGACGTGGCTGCCAAAGCCGTTGGACGGACTGGGCTTCAAGCTGGGTCTGAACTGGGCGAAAACCGATTATCGTTCGGAAGACATTTCGCTGGGCGACCAGATCGATGTCGAGACGGGTGATGTCATCCCCCGCATTATCGAACCGGCCTCGATCACCGGCTTTTCCAAGCTGACCTACACAGCGCAAGTGTTCTACGGCATCGGTGATCTGGACCTGCAGGCGATCTACAAGCATCGTTCGGGCTATCATCAGGACTTCCTGGGCGGAAACACGCAGCTTCGCTATGTCGAGGGAAATGACGTGATCGACCTTCGCGCCAGCTACAACCTGTCCAAAGCGATCCAGCTGCGCGTCGATGCAGTCAACATCACCAACGAACCGCGCATCGACTATATGCCGGTCCGGGGCAGCTTCCGCGATTATCAGGAATTCGGCACAACCTATTACCTTGGCATAAGGGCGCGTTTCTGATGCTGGCGCAGGAAAAAATGGGCATCAGGGCGGCGCTGGTCGGCGCTGCCCTTGGCGGAACCGCACTGGTCAGCCCGCAACTGGCGCTGGCCCGGGATTACAACGTTCGGACGGAGAGCGAGCTGTCCACCGCGCTGCGCGCTGCAAAGCCGGGCGACCGGGTGTTCCTGCGCGAAGGCGAATGGAAAGACCTGCAGTTCTCTATAAAGCAGGGCGGCACGGCGGCAAAGCCGGTGATCGTCGCGGCGAAAGTCGCGGGGAAGACCATCATTACCGGCGAATCCTCTGTCCGCATTGCGGGGGATAATATCGTATTGGCCAATCTGGTCTTCCGCGACGGATATTCCCCCAGCTCGACGGTCATCAACGTTCGCGGATCGGGCGACCATCTGCCCAAGAACAACCGCATCACCGGCAACGTGGTCGAGAATTTTTCAAAGCCCGACAAAACGCAGAAAGACTATTGGGTCTCGCTGACGGGTGAGGGGCACCGCGTCGATCACAACGCCTTTGTCGGCAAGACCAACGCCGGGCCGACGATGGTCGTTCGGCTTGATCTGGATAAGGGCAAGCCCAACAACCACAAGATCGAGTACAACTATTTCGGCCCGCGCCCCGATTTCGGCGGCAATGGCGCGGAAACGATCCGGGTCGGCACCAGCACGGTCGTCGACGATGTGTCGGGCACGCAGATCTATCGCAATGTCTTCGAACGCACCAATGGCGAGCCGGAGGTGATTTCTCTCAAATCGCGTGAGAACGTGGTGGCGGAAAACACGTTCTACGAAGTGTCGGGCGCGTTGACGTTCCGCCAAGGCGGCAAGAACGTCGCGCGACGCAACGTATTCGTCGGTAACGGTCGGGAAAAGACCGGCGGCATCCGCTTGACCGGATCGGATCACACGGTGACCGAGAATTACTTCGAAGGCCTGAACGGCACCGGCTACCTGTCTGCACTGACGTTGATGAACGGGGAATCCGATGCATCGTCCAGCGGGTATCGCGCGGTTCAGCGTGCCACGATCACCAACAACAGTTTTTACGATAGCTTGCAGTTCGCCTTTGGCGCTGGGGCCAACGATAGCCGCACGGTTACGCCAACGCAGGTTGCAATGTCCGGCAACCTTTTCGGCGGGCAGACGGCTATGAAGCTGCGCGAATATGCGCCGCTGGGCGGGGTTGCGTTCACGGGCAACGTGGCCTCGCCAAAGATTCGGCTGGGTAACGGCATAGCCGCGACCGAAACTTTCGAAGTTCGGCGTGAAAAGAACGGTTTGCTTTACGCCTATCGCGATGGGCAGCGGATCGAAACCGGCGTGCCGTTCGACATGCAGCCGGTAACGTGGCGCGAAGTCGGCCCGGCCTATTACGAAAAACCTACACCCAATACCACGCAGAGCGCAGGATGAACCGCATGCGCCGTACCTTTATTCTTGTTGCCATGGCTTTGTCTGGAAGCTCCCTCTCCTCAGGGGCCATGGCCGCACCGCTGCTGTTGAGCGACACGGCAGCACGGCAGATCGCTGGAAACAGCGATCTGCCCTTGCTTTTCCAAAAGGGACTGAACGACGCGAAAAAGCGCGTCGCGACCAGTGAGAAGACGGGCATTGACGTGCCCGCGCCAAAGGATCCGGGCGGCGGCTATTCGCACGAACGTCACAAGGTGAACGGCCAGATTGTCTATGACGCAGGCTATCTCTATCGCCTTACCGGAGAGAGCCATTACCGCGATCATGCGCGTGATATCCTGTTGCGCTATGCCGCGATGTATCCGTCGTTGCCGCTGCATCCCGAACGCAAGAACCAGTCCCCCGGGCGGCTGTTCTGGCAGGCGC
The sequence above is a segment of the Croceicoccus naphthovorans genome. Coding sequences within it:
- a CDS encoding sugar kinase; this encodes MISGKPVVCFGELLLRLSSEPGRPLARGNGLELAVGGAEANVAIALSSLGWPSRMVSLLPDNPLGRRALAALGEAGVDFAHVGNAAGRMGLYFFEPPSGPIGGTITYDREGSVFARATPEQFDFIAALDGAGLLHVSGITPALGQNGAELALAAVRAAQAAGVPVSFDGNYRANLWDAWDSDPRAILQDLIGQATILFGNHRDVSLLLGKAFSGDGPDRRREAAVAAFDAFPNLQIIASTARTVESATSHRIASRVDLRDSHWQTDEVRLSPIVDRIGTGDAFAAGVLLGWLDGGTAQAMAKSGLALAAMKHGIHGDTIAITRADLEKFEPAGTDVRR
- a CDS encoding polysaccharide lyase 6 family protein; amino-acid sequence: MARFLALMILMLAVPAHAGAADRHVRNSAEFARVVGSLQPGDTIVLADGTWRDFDIALVGEGRLDRPITLRGETPGGVILSGNSSLTLTGQWLVVRDLVFRDGHSTKGAVISFRAGKGRVANNSRVTNVVIDGFSKPDRVDSDYWVALYGKGNRFDHNHLTGKTNQGVTLAVVLDGDESRENGHRIDHNYFGPRQPLGSNGGETIRIGTSGNSMHRSETLVEANIFDRCDGEVEIISSKSGGNIYRGNLFLRSSGALTLRHGDDNLVEGNVFLGHGKPHTGGIRVINRGQTVRNNYMEGLRGTGFASALTVMNGVPNSPLNRYVAVDRATIENNTIVDSARITLGAGADEERSAPPTNSTFRRNLIGGVGAIPGLAVESDIGGIRFADNVVPQTAPEPWPGGTMRQPVDMVRGPNGLLYPTDATLAELGARRDLAVVAPDAVGVRWYARPDERNRFGDTGRIITVNAASGDLLAALADARSGDTLVLSPGAHVFSRPIRLDKVLTIRGASFADAGNTTVRLVTSEMVDLVEGGALRLQDLTIDGSRIVANDQCAIIRTGDGSMQRNTAIELSHIAVRNFTGCVHTQFVSLAPNTMADRVIVEHSEFVEFPGPILNAVEERDDEGRYNVEHAVVTGNRFRSVEGPVVALYRGGKDESTFGPSLIFVGNDLQRVGAPNSDEQRHAIALHGVQSARISGNAIDRSGAIAVVQTVGTPRLVITGNTFRAAPAPEITEMTYAGPSRAEVGDNIYEQ
- a CDS encoding FadR/GntR family transcriptional regulator; translation: MRGKRLYQDVARQIVDLVQSGEFPPGSRLPGERDLAERLGVSRVTIREAEIALQAIGKLEIKTGSGVYVRKGEATLAQQLPSVSAFEVTEARLLVESEAAALAARNISDEEIAELGNLVDTMGKADSKTADEADEKFHLLIARASNNAALMHVIGSLWRMREDLPAVKATYESVCVHDAQERAAEHREVYDALANRDPAAARGAMRSHFQRLIESMLDTTERQALAELQQKANESRERYLASATLQ
- a CDS encoding sialate O-acetylesterase, translating into MTGELVSPALTDGMMVQADQPIRVWGEAAPGQELTVAFDGAGGAAKATANRDGRWMAELPARKAGETFAITITPQSGSARTLSNLMAGDIWLCSGQSNMDMMVKDAANAPQVEARSSRYPIRVAKVRRASLPAATSAMTYDIAWSPASAESIAEFSSACWHMGEEIVDRTGRPLGLIHSAWGGTTVEDWIDATTLGGIPGNAEAIALLNAYAANPQEGSARSAAATEAWIAKVSPENATTAAYAKADTDIAGWPTIDLPQMWEQAGIEPLSNFNGIVWFARDVMLTKAQTSGSLVLDLERIDERDTVWVNGKLVGAEVDPNQKRLYTVPQSALREGRNRIAIRVVDERGSGGFRARPDRFLFRPKGGDRVSLAGAWHYRIGAEIKGLAAAPPVPWKAPRGFTTLYNGMIAPLAPMPMKGVAWYQGESNTGTGMGPVYRDLLKGMMRGWRLAFGQPALPFVIAQLPGFGGYDTKPEDSGWAELREGQRAAVAQTDNAGLAVLIDSGEEEDIHPRHKTLVGERLATEAIRVAYGDAAQPVAPYPTAITRNGGDLIVRYPDNVRFEVVSALDPTAFQLCTAAGNCQFARARIEDNTVIVSGAVADKVEVRYAWEDTPIVNLYAKNGLPAAPFKLAVGAQ
- a CDS encoding MFS transporter, which encodes MRNFRFLIVALVALATVINYIDRGALGFLWPEISKDLELTEFDYAIILNVFTLAYAFGQTIFGKIFDWIGTRMGFVLAILVWSLATMLHAAARSLAAFAIFRAVLGVAEAGNWPGATKANAEWFPISERALAQGIFNSGAAIGGIVSAPAIAYLFLFLGSWQATFITVGALGILWLIPWLIVYKSGPDAHPWIGEEERAYILTGQRADPSAAEEIEYAPGTVEILSRKESWGVIMASFFLDPIWWLFVGWLPIYLSKTFGFGVAEIGMYAWVPYVGAMFGAWFGGLFARNRIGAGWSVDRTRKVVIGIGGVIMLVGLLATITPPSPMVAVLYMAVILFGFQTAVGNIQTLPSDLFSGKSVASLAGFAGTAAKLAVVGLNFLIPVITVQSYAPAFIVGAALAILTVLSVLVLCPRIAPLSPRKA